A genomic region of Bdellovibrionales bacterium contains the following coding sequences:
- the nrdR gene encoding transcriptional repressor NrdR encodes MKCPQCDHPESRVLDTRVQKEGEIRRRRECLQCKFRFTTGESILLNFPMIVKKDGRRESFSKDKLFRGLQRACQKRPISLSQVEQVVSRISRLVLEASEKEVPAEYIGQHVIRELRELDHVAYVRFASVYKTFRDIQEFVESLEESLENEERVPL; translated from the coding sequence ATGAAATGTCCGCAGTGCGATCACCCGGAAAGTCGGGTTTTGGACACGAGAGTTCAAAAAGAGGGCGAGATTCGCCGTCGCCGCGAATGCCTGCAGTGTAAATTTCGATTTACAACCGGGGAGTCCATTTTATTGAACTTTCCCATGATTGTTAAGAAAGACGGGCGTCGGGAATCTTTTTCAAAAGATAAGCTCTTTCGGGGTCTCCAACGCGCCTGCCAAAAACGGCCGATCAGCCTATCGCAGGTGGAACAGGTTGTTTCGAGAATCTCAAGGTTAGTCCTTGAGGCTTCCGAAAAAGAAGTGCCTGCCGAATACATTGGTCAACACGTCATTCGAGAGCTACGAGAACTGGACCACGTCGCCTATGTGCGATTTGCGAGTGTGTATAAAACATTTCGCGACATTCAGGAATTTGTAGAAAGTCTCGAAGAAAGCCTCGAAAATGAAGAGCGAGTACCCTTATGA
- the nusB gene encoding transcription antitermination factor NusB produces the protein MKSAPIRRQSRELALQVLFQQEFSPGLDYHSGLETFRGNFAAPLEVWKYAEHLLAGIQDKREQIDQLISKSADNWSIARMALVDLNLMRIAVFEMAFSNEVVPPPVAINEALEITKKYGTNDSAKFINAVLDQIKQRDP, from the coding sequence ATGAAATCAGCGCCCATTCGCCGACAGTCAAGAGAACTCGCTCTTCAAGTATTGTTTCAACAGGAATTCTCACCAGGACTCGATTATCATTCTGGCCTTGAGACTTTCCGCGGAAATTTTGCGGCGCCTCTTGAGGTCTGGAAGTACGCCGAACACCTCCTTGCGGGAATTCAAGACAAAAGAGAGCAGATCGATCAACTCATTTCGAAGAGTGCAGACAATTGGTCGATTGCCAGGATGGCACTCGTCGACCTCAACCTAATGAGGATTGCCGTATTTGAGATGGCCTTTAGCAATGAGGTCGTTCCGCCACCTGTCGCAATCAATGAAGCTCTGGAAATCACGAAAAAATATGGAACCAATGATTCAGCAAAGTTCATTAACGCCGTCTTGGATCAGATCAAACAACGAGATCCTTGA